The following are from one region of the Bacteroidota bacterium genome:
- a CDS encoding SUMF1/EgtB/PvdO family nonheme iron enzyme, which produces MKKPLLLLAVAALLAGCATDIERAPSQSSVTGRNTEEIAEHAYFKLRDLKYQGQEAPPGMVFIEGGTFHMGGGEQDIEFSSNNRERQVSVTSFYIDQTEITNLSWKEFMAGLGGQQQFEAMMPDTTVWYRELSYNEPYVLYYFQHPGFLQYPVVGVDWYQCMEFCKWRTNVLNEDLAAQDPESVAYPAVRLPTEAEWEYAARAGYEQENYPWEGKSLREAESRFSGDFNANFKRGRGDYAGRSNKGGSFLIEGLNDKYMIPAPVTAYMPNEFGLYEMAGNVGEWTLDVYRVLSYQDVEDLNPFRRRGRVTDPMQQDISYGQDGGSATPSAQNGRLSLLYSNQAVKDYEQSYISAVFDPAGFDNSYDDYDNTRVYRGGSWNDPAYYLTCGSRRFMYADSSSSTIGFRCVMTRVGSPSE; this is translated from the coding sequence ATGAAAAAACCATTACTCCTTCTGGCTGTTGCCGCGCTGCTTGCAGGCTGTGCTACAGATATTGAGCGTGCCCCAAGCCAAAGCTCGGTTACTGGCCGGAATACCGAAGAAATTGCAGAACACGCCTACTTCAAGCTAAGAGATCTGAAGTATCAGGGTCAGGAGGCGCCTCCAGGCATGGTCTTCATCGAGGGCGGTACCTTCCACATGGGTGGCGGTGAGCAGGACATTGAGTTTTCGAGCAATAACCGGGAACGCCAGGTATCTGTAACGAGCTTCTATATCGACCAGACAGAAATCACCAACCTGAGCTGGAAAGAATTTATGGCAGGGCTGGGCGGACAGCAGCAGTTTGAGGCCATGATGCCCGACACCACTGTGTGGTACAGGGAGCTTTCGTATAATGAGCCCTATGTGCTGTATTACTTTCAGCACCCCGGCTTCCTCCAATATCCGGTAGTGGGGGTAGACTGGTATCAGTGCATGGAGTTTTGCAAGTGGCGTACAAATGTGCTGAATGAGGACCTGGCTGCACAAGACCCCGAAAGCGTAGCCTACCCGGCTGTGCGCCTGCCAACAGAGGCCGAGTGGGAATATGCGGCACGTGCCGGATATGAGCAGGAGAATTACCCCTGGGAGGGCAAGAGCCTCCGCGAGGCAGAAAGCCGGTTTTCCGGAGATTTCAACGCCAACTTCAAGCGCGGACGTGGAGACTATGCGGGCCGTAGCAACAAAGGCGGTTCCTTCCTGATAGAGGGGCTAAATGACAAATACATGATTCCAGCCCCTGTTACCGCATACATGCCGAACGAGTTTGGCCTGTATGAGATGGCTGGTAACGTAGGAGAATGGACGCTGGACGTATACCGTGTACTTTCCTACCAGGATGTGGAAGATCTGAACCCATTCCGCCGCCGCGGTAGGGTAACTGACCCCATGCAGCAGGACATCAGCTATGGACAGGATGGTGGCTCTGCCACTCCATCCGCACAGAACGGTCGCCTGTCGCTTCTGTATAGCAATCAGGCCGTGAAAGATTATGAGCAAAGCTATATATCCGCTGTGTTTGACCCCGCAGGCTTCGACAATTCCTATGACGACTACGACAACACCCGCGTGTATCGTGGTGGCAGCTGGAATGACCCGGCCTATTACCTCACCTGTGGCAGCCGCCGCTTTATGTATGCGGACAGTTCAAGCTCTACCATCGGCTTCCGCTGTGTAATGACCCGTGTAGGCAGCCCGAGCGAATAG
- a CDS encoding ATP-binding cassette domain-containing protein yields the protein MKIPLSVKIIDHLSDRLQKKFNPAEVSDLYRSFSEYPGEASPQQLFNELNDVGSHVLLVFQEQGVREAEFLQMLDMRVLPILAFRGQDAPKPILVFATSPQQVEVLAVGEPGASPEWMDPRELASELYREEDRLYVVTHVQVDPTYSQPDGQHLSPVKRLWRLFFAERKDIFFVYLYAIAVGLLSLTTPLGVQAIIGLISGGLILEPVVVLIGFVIVGTLLSGVLQVLQVSIVESIKQRVFAKAAFEFAFRMPRIRTDSLKDKYAPELMNRFFEVLTIQKGFSKILTDVLSSLLQVLFGLLLLAFYHPFFIFFGALLILLLYLIFRSTGPRGLETSLLESKYKYKVVQWIEEVARTVTTFKLAGHTSLNIQKVDTEVAHYLDKRKAHFRVLMVQYVSVVAFKVLITGGILILGSLLVINNQITLGQFVASEIVIISVLLAVEKIILSLDVIYDVLTAVDKIGHVTDLPLEETHGHIIQEPACGTDTRQIPGFAIQLKDLHYQYEGHVALQAINLDIAQGQIIGITGPAGSGKTTLLNVISGLLDDYTGIVAYNGFSMRDINLTSLRDNIGDALGTQDIIYGTIEENISMGKNRLSFDQIQWALEQVELSDWVNRQPKGIRTVLLSGGKNLEATTIRKLLLARSIVEMPRLIVLDEFFNNLDPDYSRRMMQFLTARQHGWTLIAATRNPYFLSCCDVVVMLDQGEIALGGSYKEVKKSARFKAFYGEEA from the coding sequence GTGAAAATTCCGCTATCGGTAAAAATAATCGATCATCTGTCTGATCGCCTGCAAAAGAAGTTCAACCCTGCGGAGGTTTCGGATCTTTACCGCTCATTTAGCGAGTACCCAGGCGAAGCTAGCCCACAGCAGCTCTTCAACGAGCTAAATGATGTTGGCTCGCATGTGCTGCTGGTTTTTCAGGAGCAGGGGGTGCGCGAGGCAGAGTTTCTGCAGATGCTGGATATGCGCGTACTACCCATCCTGGCTTTTCGCGGCCAGGATGCGCCCAAGCCCATTTTGGTATTTGCCACCAGCCCACAGCAGGTAGAGGTGCTGGCTGTGGGAGAGCCCGGGGCCAGCCCCGAATGGATGGACCCGAGAGAACTGGCCAGCGAACTGTACCGAGAGGAAGACCGGCTGTATGTTGTTACCCACGTGCAGGTAGACCCTACCTACAGCCAGCCCGACGGCCAGCATCTCTCGCCCGTAAAGCGCCTGTGGCGCCTGTTTTTTGCTGAGCGGAAGGATATCTTCTTCGTATACCTGTATGCCATTGCAGTGGGTCTGCTCAGCCTTACCACCCCCCTGGGGGTGCAGGCCATCATCGGCCTCATCAGTGGAGGCTTAATTCTGGAGCCGGTTGTGGTGCTCATCGGCTTTGTAATTGTGGGCACGCTGCTAAGTGGCGTGCTGCAGGTGCTACAGGTCAGCATCGTCGAGTCCATCAAGCAGCGGGTGTTTGCCAAGGCGGCTTTTGAGTTCGCCTTTCGCATGCCGCGCATCCGGACGGACAGCCTGAAGGACAAGTATGCACCCGAATTGATGAACCGCTTCTTCGAGGTGCTGACCATACAGAAGGGGTTCAGCAAGATCCTGACCGATGTACTGAGCAGCCTGCTACAGGTACTCTTTGGCCTACTGCTTCTGGCATTTTATCACCCCTTCTTTATTTTCTTCGGAGCGCTACTCATCCTGCTGCTCTACCTCATTTTTCGCTCTACTGGCCCGCGTGGGCTAGAAACCAGCCTACTGGAGAGCAAATACAAGTACAAAGTGGTGCAGTGGATAGAAGAGGTAGCGCGTACGGTAACGACCTTTAAGCTAGCAGGGCATACCAGCCTGAATATCCAAAAGGTAGATACCGAGGTAGCTCACTATCTGGATAAGCGCAAGGCACACTTCCGGGTGTTGATGGTACAATACGTCAGTGTAGTGGCCTTCAAGGTGCTGATTACGGGCGGGATTCTGATTTTGGGTAGCCTGCTCGTTATCAATAACCAGATTACGCTGGGGCAATTCGTTGCCAGCGAAATCGTAATCATCTCCGTGCTACTAGCCGTGGAAAAGATCATCCTGAGCCTGGACGTGATCTATGATGTGCTAACTGCGGTAGACAAGATCGGGCACGTAACAGATCTGCCACTCGAAGAGACGCACGGCCACATCATTCAGGAGCCAGCCTGCGGCACCGATACCCGTCAGATTCCCGGCTTCGCCATCCAGCTGAAGGACCTGCACTACCAGTACGAGGGCCATGTGGCACTGCAAGCTATCAACCTGGACATTGCCCAGGGCCAGATTATCGGCATTACGGGGCCTGCAGGCAGCGGTAAAACCACCCTGCTCAACGTAATCAGTGGCCTGCTGGACGACTACACGGGGATAGTGGCCTATAATGGCTTCAGCATGCGCGACATCAACCTGACGAGTCTGCGCGACAACATTGGCGATGCCCTGGGCACCCAAGACATCATCTACGGCACCATCGAGGAGAACATCAGCATGGGCAAAAACCGCCTGAGCTTTGACCAGATACAGTGGGCACTGGAACAAGTGGAACTTTCCGACTGGGTAAACCGCCAGCCCAAAGGCATACGCACCGTACTGCTCTCGGGCGGAAAGAACCTGGAGGCCACCACCATCCGCAAGCTGCTCCTGGCACGCAGCATCGTAGAGATGCCGCGCCTGATTGTGCTCGATGAGTTCTTCAATAACCTGGACCCCGACTATAGCCGGCGCATGATGCAGTTCCTTACGGCCCGGCAGCATGGCTGGACCCTGATTGCCGCCACGCGCAATCCCTATTTCCTCTCCTGCTGCGACGTGGTGGTTATGCTGGACCAGGGTGAAATCGCACTCGGTGGTAGCTATAAAGAGGTAAAGAAATCGGCTCGATTCAAAGCATTCTATGGAGAAGAAGCCTAG
- a CDS encoding glycosyltransferase, with product MLKLSIILVNYNVKHFLAQALTSVQRAIQHLPAEVFVVDNNSVDGSLAMLRKHYPWVKLIANRDNVGFSKANNQAIAQSRGEYVVLLNPDTIVEEDTFTKVLAYLDAHPRAGGLGVKMVNGKGEFLPESKRALPTPWVAFYKVFGLARLFPRSRRFGRYHLSYLDPNKNHRVEVLSGACMFLRRQMLEEIGYLDEDYFMYGEDIDLSYRITQAGYENHYFSGTQIIHYKGESTRKGSLNYVLVFYRAMLIFAEKHFSKGRRRLFMLLIQLAIYFRASLSIGSRVLSRSLFPLLEWIVIYGISLSMGMLYDQQVLQQDTSLLSDRFYLAILAPIYATTFVLLLLSVGAYARPYRLRLAALGSLFGFIGIATLNFIFQDLNISRGTVLLIAAATLLSTILLRAIATFMRGGSLFLDQIPQRRYLIVGSRQEAERVQYLLAEQIYYPHVCVGIVLPNDTGKDAQMHQGDVLGVAGQLDEIIRYYKIEEVVFCNQSLSTHEIIRHMTSLASQHIHFKIVPHQADYLIGPNVILSSAASQPLHARLEHPEVRFRKQVFDYAASLLLLLCFPLTAWLYRAPGSAIRALVSVLMGKRHLVGYIDGTQPELPRIKHGVLTLEGLLSSRTKGRILSRKEKNKLDYHYAHHYSLSMDWEILVRGIRSIGVSPAKAA from the coding sequence ATGCTGAAACTCTCTATCATACTTGTAAACTACAATGTCAAGCACTTTCTGGCACAGGCGCTCACGTCGGTGCAGCGGGCTATTCAGCATCTGCCCGCAGAGGTGTTTGTGGTAGACAACAACTCGGTAGATGGCAGCTTGGCCATGCTTCGCAAGCACTACCCCTGGGTAAAGCTGATTGCGAACCGAGACAACGTGGGTTTCAGCAAAGCCAATAACCAGGCCATTGCACAGAGCCGTGGAGAATACGTGGTGCTGCTGAATCCCGATACCATTGTGGAGGAAGACACCTTTACTAAGGTACTGGCCTACCTGGATGCCCACCCAAGGGCAGGCGGGCTGGGCGTAAAGATGGTGAATGGAAAGGGCGAGTTCCTGCCCGAGAGCAAGCGGGCACTGCCCACGCCCTGGGTAGCGTTCTACAAGGTGTTCGGCCTGGCTCGTCTATTTCCACGCAGTAGGCGGTTTGGTCGCTATCACCTCTCGTACCTGGACCCGAATAAAAACCACCGCGTGGAAGTACTGTCGGGCGCCTGTATGTTTCTGCGCAGGCAGATGCTGGAGGAGATCGGCTACCTGGATGAAGACTACTTTATGTATGGCGAGGATATAGACCTGAGCTATCGCATTACCCAGGCCGGATACGAAAACCACTACTTCAGCGGCACGCAGATTATACACTACAAGGGCGAGAGTACCCGGAAGGGGAGCCTGAACTATGTGCTGGTGTTTTACCGCGCCATGCTGATTTTTGCCGAAAAGCACTTCAGTAAAGGGCGGCGGCGCCTTTTTATGCTCCTCATTCAGCTGGCCATTTACTTCCGCGCCTCGTTGTCCATCGGCAGCCGCGTGCTTAGCCGCAGTCTTTTCCCGCTGCTGGAGTGGATCGTCATCTATGGCATAAGCCTCAGCATGGGTATGCTCTACGACCAGCAGGTGCTACAGCAGGATACAAGCCTGCTGTCAGACCGTTTCTACCTGGCCATACTGGCGCCCATCTATGCCACCACCTTTGTGCTGCTGCTCCTATCCGTGGGCGCTTATGCCAGGCCCTACAGGCTTCGCCTTGCAGCACTGGGCTCTTTGTTTGGCTTTATCGGAATAGCCACCCTCAACTTTATTTTCCAGGACCTCAATATTAGCCGGGGCACAGTATTGCTGATTGCGGCTGCCACCCTGCTAAGTACCATCCTGCTGCGCGCCATCGCCACCTTTATGCGGGGCGGCAGTTTATTCCTGGACCAGATTCCGCAGCGCCGCTACTTGATAGTGGGCAGCCGGCAAGAGGCCGAGCGGGTGCAATACCTGCTGGCCGAGCAGATCTACTACCCCCATGTATGCGTGGGCATCGTGCTGCCCAATGACACGGGAAAGGACGCGCAGATGCACCAGGGCGATGTGCTGGGCGTGGCGGGCCAGCTGGACGAGATCATCCGCTACTACAAGATAGAAGAAGTTGTGTTCTGCAATCAGTCGCTCAGTACACACGAGATCATCCGCCATATGACGAGCCTGGCTAGCCAGCACATCCACTTCAAGATTGTACCCCACCAGGCCGACTATCTGATTGGGCCTAACGTGATCCTGAGCAGTGCCGCCAGCCAGCCCCTGCATGCTCGGCTAGAGCACCCAGAGGTTCGTTTTCGCAAGCAGGTGTTTGACTATGCCGCCAGCCTGCTGCTGCTGCTGTGCTTTCCCCTTACGGCCTGGCTATATCGAGCCCCAGGGTCCGCCATCCGCGCACTTGTGTCTGTGCTGATGGGCAAGCGGCACCTGGTAGGCTACATAGACGGAACACAGCCTGAGCTACCGCGCATTAAGCACGGGGTGCTGACCCTGGAGGGGCTGCTTAGCAGTCGCACCAAGGGCCGTATTCTGAGCCGGAAAGAGAAAAATAAGCTGGACTATCATTATGCCCACCACTATAGTCTGTCCATGGACTGGGAGATTCTGGTGCGCGGGATCCGCAGCATAGGGGTTTCACCGGCCAAGGCTGCGTAG
- a CDS encoding type IX secretion system membrane protein PorP/SprF, which produces MKKLKPCLLGLLALVYVLPASAQDPQFSQYYANKLWLSPAFAGSGIGPRFITSFRSQWSGIPGAFRTFSASFDAPIYFGNVQNGIGFSVLADQAGDGALTTLQPLFNYAFLVELSNHSGLRFGLSAGLNITSIDFFALRFPDQLQAGSGGVSQEFTGGGGLSNISNNNRVREEVGAGVIYYNRYLFAGATIKHITQPEQRLLDGARVNSVGTERVDTQLPRMISGFAGGNIPLDPQLKGTIMLTPTVLYRVQGPFSQVDVGTYFKFDYLSIGAYYRALGNDAIIGIVGIDYNNLRIGYSYDYTTSQITNRVSGGSHEISLSYELEQKRKRRKPKPKLTCPNF; this is translated from the coding sequence ATGAAAAAACTGAAGCCCTGTCTACTAGGTTTGCTTGCCCTTGTATATGTTCTGCCAGCTTCGGCCCAGGATCCGCAGTTTTCGCAGTACTATGCAAACAAGCTATGGCTCAGTCCTGCTTTTGCCGGTTCTGGCATTGGTCCCAGGTTCATCACCAGCTTTCGTTCCCAGTGGTCTGGCATACCGGGTGCATTCCGCACCTTTTCCGCCAGCTTCGATGCCCCCATCTACTTCGGGAACGTACAGAACGGCATCGGCTTCTCCGTACTGGCCGACCAGGCAGGCGATGGTGCCCTCACTACCCTGCAGCCGCTGTTTAACTATGCATTTCTGGTTGAGCTTTCCAATCATAGCGGGCTTCGCTTTGGTCTATCGGCAGGCCTGAACATTACCTCGATCGACTTTTTTGCCTTGCGCTTCCCAGACCAGCTACAGGCCGGGAGTGGTGGCGTAAGCCAGGAGTTCACCGGTGGGGGCGGGCTGTCCAACATCTCGAACAACAACCGGGTGCGTGAAGAAGTGGGTGCCGGTGTCATCTACTACAATCGGTACCTCTTTGCCGGTGCTACCATAAAGCACATTACGCAGCCTGAGCAGCGGCTGCTGGATGGTGCCCGCGTAAACAGTGTGGGCACCGAGCGTGTAGACACCCAGCTGCCCAGGATGATCAGCGGCTTTGCCGGCGGCAACATACCCCTGGACCCCCAGCTGAAAGGTACGATCATGCTTACCCCCACCGTGCTCTATCGTGTTCAGGGGCCCTTTAGCCAGGTGGATGTGGGTACCTACTTCAAATTCGATTACCTGTCCATTGGTGCCTACTACCGCGCCCTGGGCAATGACGCAATCATAGGCATAGTAGGCATAGACTATAACAACCTGCGCATAGGCTATAGCTATGACTACACCACCAGCCAGATAACCAACCGAGTAAGCGGTGGCTCGCACGAAATTTCGCTCAGCTACGAGCTGGAGCAGAAGCGCAAACGGCGTAAGCCAAAGCCAAAATTAACTTGCCCCAATTTTTAA
- a CDS encoding shikimate dehydrogenase: MPHKKIVRLYGLVGKKLGHSFSPAYFQRKFEQLGLPYAYEAFERERLVGFREWVAAEPRLSGLNITIPYKEEIRSYLDSLSPEAEWIGAVNTIEFQPNGRLRGHNTDWAGFRQALLEAFSLPDAFHALVLGSGGASKAVQYALHQLPGCRGITLVSRSTPLGAGANHLAYTDLDSGLIRAHTLIINTTPLGMHPDVGSRPPIPYQVLTGHHLLMDLVYNPADTAFMQAGASQGAQVQNGLRMLELQAEAAWQIWQQNPHI; this comes from the coding sequence ATGCCACATAAGAAAATAGTGCGACTGTATGGGCTCGTTGGTAAGAAGCTGGGACACAGCTTTTCTCCGGCTTACTTCCAGCGCAAGTTCGAGCAGCTGGGGTTGCCCTATGCGTACGAGGCCTTTGAGCGGGAGCGTCTGGTGGGCTTTCGCGAGTGGGTAGCTGCCGAGCCCCGACTTTCGGGCCTAAATATTACCATACCTTATAAAGAGGAGATCCGCTCGTACCTGGACAGTCTGAGCCCGGAAGCCGAGTGGATTGGCGCAGTTAACACAATCGAGTTTCAGCCCAACGGGCGACTGAGAGGGCATAATACCGATTGGGCCGGTTTCCGGCAGGCACTACTGGAAGCGTTTAGTTTGCCAGACGCGTTCCACGCACTGGTACTGGGTAGTGGTGGGGCTAGCAAGGCTGTTCAGTATGCCCTGCATCAGCTACCCGGCTGTAGGGGCATTACGCTAGTAAGCCGCAGTACACCGCTGGGTGCTGGGGCCAACCACCTGGCCTACACCGACCTGGACTCCGGTCTGATTCGGGCACACACCCTGATCATCAACACGACCCCCCTGGGTATGCATCCGGATGTGGGTAGCAGGCCCCCCATTCCCTATCAAGTACTTACTGGGCACCATCTGCTGATGGACCTGGTGTATAACCCTGCAGACACGGCCTTTATGCAGGCGGGTGCCAGCCAGGGTGCACAGGTGCAGAATGGACTGCGAATGCTGGAGCTACAGGCCGAGGCAGCCTGGCAGATATGGCAGCAAAATCCCCACATATAG
- the recR gene encoding recombination mediator RecR — MEYPSDAIAKVVEALAQLPGIGRKTALRMALQLLKDPYGLSETLGHALIELKTRTQYCQQCFNISDGPRCNICLNTRRNDKQICVVEDVRDLMAIERTGQYQGQYHLLGGLIHPMNGTGPSDLNIDSLVQRVHTQGTEELILALSSTMEGETTAFYIVKKLRGVPIRMTNIARGIPMGSDLAYTDELTLGRSLMHRTDYLLPTEA, encoded by the coding sequence ATGGAGTACCCCTCGGATGCCATAGCAAAAGTGGTGGAAGCCCTGGCCCAGTTACCGGGCATTGGGCGGAAGACAGCCCTGCGCATGGCCCTGCAGCTGCTGAAGGATCCCTATGGCCTGAGCGAGACCCTAGGGCACGCACTGATAGAGCTGAAGACGCGTACCCAGTACTGCCAGCAGTGTTTTAATATAAGCGACGGCCCGCGCTGCAACATCTGCCTGAATACACGCCGAAACGACAAGCAAATCTGTGTAGTGGAGGATGTACGAGACCTGATGGCCATAGAGCGTACTGGCCAGTACCAGGGTCAATATCATTTGCTGGGTGGTTTGATCCACCCGATGAACGGCACCGGCCCCTCAGACCTAAATATAGATTCCCTGGTGCAGCGTGTGCATACCCAGGGCACCGAGGAGCTGATCCTGGCACTAAGCTCCACCATGGAGGGCGAAACAACGGCCTTTTATATCGTAAAAAAACTGAGGGGTGTACCCATTCGCATGACCAATATCGCCCGGGGCATACCTATGGGTAGCGACCTGGCCTATACCGATGAGCTGACCCTGGGCCGCTCGCTTATGCACCGAACCGACTACCTGCTACCCACCGAAGCCTGA
- a CDS encoding HlyD family secretion protein, whose protein sequence is MEKKPSYFHTEVERMHVEKRFYSFRLLTINRSTRVIAYGLIGLFALVLIAMFLPWQQNVRGQGYVTTLLPGERPQQVNTAIGGIIQRWQVREGQYVRRGDTLMVINEIKEKFFDPKLLDRTEQQVQAQNEANLSTQDKARALDNQIQALQDAMTFKQAQARNKVVQSQAKLQSDSLNFLVARQQFARYEELYAQGLISLTDYEKRRVKFQETQNYYEVAQQELENARIGLLGVRAEYMDKISKALSSRSEALGKLSEGQGKLAKLENEQSNLEIRAGFYIIRAPQDGLVVKTLKAGTGETIKEGDAICTIMPADYHQAVELYVSATDVPLLTPGRKVRLEFDGWPALQFSGWPSVSVGTFGGEIAVVDMVKSTNGKYRVLVKPDPQEDPWPRQLRIGSGVYGWAMLDEVRIWFEIWRQLNGFPPSLQMPMEYEQKDQKNMNGDAQKTK, encoded by the coding sequence ATGGAGAAGAAGCCTAGCTACTTTCACACCGAGGTGGAGCGCATGCATGTAGAAAAAAGATTCTACAGCTTTCGGCTCCTTACCATCAATCGTTCTACCCGGGTTATTGCATACGGTTTGATCGGGCTGTTTGCCCTCGTACTCATCGCCATGTTTCTGCCCTGGCAGCAGAACGTGCGCGGCCAGGGCTACGTAACCACCCTGCTACCCGGAGAGCGCCCCCAGCAAGTAAATACTGCCATCGGCGGCATCATCCAGCGCTGGCAGGTGCGCGAGGGCCAGTATGTACGGCGGGGAGATACCCTGATGGTGATCAATGAGATTAAGGAAAAGTTCTTTGACCCCAAGCTGCTAGACCGCACTGAGCAGCAGGTGCAGGCCCAGAATGAGGCGAACCTGAGCACCCAGGACAAGGCGCGTGCGCTGGACAACCAGATACAGGCCCTGCAGGATGCCATGACCTTTAAGCAAGCCCAGGCGCGAAACAAGGTGGTGCAGAGCCAGGCCAAGCTGCAGAGCGACAGCCTGAACTTCCTGGTAGCCCGCCAGCAGTTTGCGCGCTACGAAGAGCTGTATGCCCAGGGCCTGATCAGCCTGACGGATTATGAAAAACGACGTGTCAAGTTTCAGGAAACACAAAACTACTACGAGGTGGCGCAGCAGGAGCTGGAGAATGCCCGCATTGGCCTGCTGGGTGTACGCGCGGAGTACATGGACAAGATTAGCAAGGCCCTCAGCTCGCGCAGCGAGGCACTGGGCAAGCTGAGTGAGGGCCAGGGCAAACTGGCCAAGCTGGAAAACGAGCAGAGCAACCTGGAGATACGCGCCGGCTTCTACATCATCCGCGCACCCCAGGATGGACTGGTGGTAAAAACCCTGAAGGCCGGCACCGGCGAAACCATTAAGGAAGGCGATGCCATCTGCACCATCATGCCAGCAGACTACCACCAAGCGGTAGAGCTCTATGTATCGGCCACCGATGTGCCCCTGCTAACCCCCGGCCGCAAGGTACGCCTGGAGTTTGACGGCTGGCCCGCCCTGCAGTTTAGCGGCTGGCCGAGTGTGAGTGTGGGCACCTTTGGCGGCGAAATAGCCGTGGTAGACATGGTAAAGAGCACCAATGGCAAATACCGGGTACTGGTAAAGCCCGACCCACAAGAGGACCCCTGGCCGCGCCAGCTGCGGATAGGCAGCGGCGTGTATGGCTGGGCCATGCTGGATGAGGTGCGAATATGGTTCGAAATATGGCGCCAGCTGAACGGCTTCCCGCCTAGCCTGCAGATGCCTATGGAGTACGAGCAGAAGGACCAGAAAAACATGAACGGGGATGCCCAAAAAACTAAGTAG